The proteins below come from a single Melitaea cinxia chromosome 9, ilMelCinx1.1, whole genome shotgun sequence genomic window:
- the LOC123656740 gene encoding AP-2 complex subunit alpha, with protein MPAVRGDGMRGLAVFISDIRNCKSKEAEIKRINKELANIRSKFKGDKTLDGYQKKKYVCKLLFIFLLGHDIDFGHMEAVNLLSSNKYSEKQIGYLFISVLVNTNSDLIKLIIQSIKNDLQSRNPIHVNLALQCIANIGSKDMAEAFGTEIPKLLVSGDTMDVVKQSAALCLLRLFRKSPEIIPGGEWTSRIIHLLNDPHMGVVTAATSLIDALVKKNPDEYKGCVTLAVARLSRIVTASYTDLQDYTYYFVPAPWLSVKLLRLLQNYTPPSEEPGVRGRLSECLETIFNKAQEPPKSKKVQHSNAKNAVLFEAISLIIHNDSEPNLLVRACNQLGQFLSNRETNLRYLALESMCHLATSEFSHEAVKKHQEVVILSMKMEKDVSVRQQAVDLLYAMCDKTNAEEIVQEMLAYLETADYSIREEMVLKVAILAEKYATDYTWYVDVILNLIRIAGDYVSEEVWYRVIQIVINREEVQGYAAKTVFEALQAPTCHENMVKVGGYILGEFGNLIAGDTRSSPQVQFELLHSKYHLCSAATRALLLSTYIKLVNLFPEIKNRVQEVFRADSNLRSADVELQQRASEYLQLSIVASSDVLATVLEEMPAFPERESSILAVLKKKKPGRIPDDVRESKSPQPNITPAPVTNNTVNINSSSADLLGLSTPPGSNTTTGNGLLDVLGDLYTTPKISPTTVQQNNIKKFLFKNNGVLFENDLIQIGVKSEFRQNLGRIGLFYGNKTQSPIQNVRPEMHWNDLHKLNVQMKPMEPILEAGAQIQQMLTAECIEDFADTPSMSVSFIYNNVPQKIFMKLPLTLNKFFEPTEMNGESFFARWKNLGGEQQRAQKIFKAQGSIDLTATRTKLSGFGMQLLDGIDPNPDNFVCAGIVHTRMQQVGCLMRLEPNKQAQMFRLTVRSSKETVSQEICNLLADQF; from the coding sequence ATGCCTGCCGTGAGGGGAGATGGTATGCGAGGGCTCGCAGTTTTTATATCTGATATAAGAAACTGTAAAAGCAAAGAAGCagaaattaaaagaattaataaagAACTGGCCAACATACGCAGTAAGTTCAAAGGCGACAAAACGCTCGATGGCTACCAGAAAAAGAAGTATGTCTGTAAACTTCTGTTTATTTTCTTGTTGGGTCATGATATTGATTTCGGTCATATGGAAGCAGTTAACTTACTTTCATCCAACAAGTATTCAGAAAAGCAAATAGGCTATTTATTCATATCAGTTCTGGTTAACACTAACAGTGATcttattaaacttattattCAAAGTATTAAAAACGATTTGCAATCTCGAAACCCTATTCACGTAAACCTCGCTCTTCAGTGCATTGCAAACATTGGTAGTAAGGATATGGCTGAAGCTTTTGGAACTGAAATACCTAAATTGCTTGTTTCTGGAGATACGATGGACGTTGTGAAACAGTCTGCTGCACTTTGTTTGCTGAGGTTGTTCCGAAAATCTCCTGAAATCATTCCTGGAGGAGAATGGACTTCAAGAATCATACATTTATTGAATGACCCACATATGGGTGTTGTAACTGCAGCTACTTCACTTATTGATGCTCTTGTAAAGAAAAATCCAGATGAATATAAAGGTTGTGTTACTCTAGCAGTAGCCAGATTAAGCAGAATAGTTACTGCAAGCTATACAGACTTACAGGATTACACATATTATTTTGTTCCAGCTCCTTGGCTATCAGTCAAGCTTTTGcgtttgttacaaaattatacaCCACCATCTGAGGAACCAGGAGTACGAGGCCGCTTATCTGAATGTTtggaaacaatttttaataaagctCAAGAACCTCCAAAGTCTAAAAAAGTACAACATTCAAATGCTAAAAATGCTGTACTTTTTGAAGCAATAAGTCTTATTATTCATAATGATAGTGAACCTAATTTGCTTGTTCGAGCATGCAACCAACTGGGGCAATTTTTAAGTAATAGAGAAACTAATTTGAGATATTTGGCTCTTGAGTCTATGTGCCATCTTGCAACATCGGAGTTTTCCCATGAAGCTGTGAAAAAGCATCAAGAAGTTGTAATTCTTTCAATGAAAATGGAAAAAGATGTTTCTGTTCGTCAACAAGCTGTTGACTTACTCTATGCTATGTGTGATAAAACAAATGCTGAAGAAATTGTACAAGAAATGTTAGCTTACTTAGAAACAGCTGATTACTCTATCAGAGAAGAAATGGTCTTAAAGGTTGCTATATTAGCAGAAAAATATGCTACTGACTACACATGGTATgtagatgttattttaaatcttattagAATTGCTGGAGATTATGTTTCAGAAGAAGTATGGTATAGAGTTATTCAGATTGTAATAAACAGAGAAGAAGTCCAAGGATATGCAGCTAAAACTGTCTTTGAAGCTTTACAAGCTCCAACTTGCCACGAAAATATGGTAAAAGTAGGAGGTTACATCCTTGGTGAATTTGGTAATTTAATTGCTGGTGATACTAGATCATCTCCTCAAGTGCAGTTTGAACTTCTTCATTCCAAGTATCATTTATGTTCAGCAGCAACAAGAGCTCTTCTTTTGTCTACATATATCAAACTTGTTAACTTGTTCCCGGAAATAAAAAACAGAGTACAAGAAGTATTCCGTGCAGATTCAAATTTGCGTTCTGCAGATGTTGAGCTACAACAGAGGGCTTCAGAATATTTGCAATTGAGTATTGTGGCCAGTTCAGATGTGTTAGCAACAGTGCTGGAAGAAATGCCAGCATTCCCAGAAAGGGAATCATCAATATTAGCAGTTCTGAAAAAGAAGAAACCTGGTCGCATACCTGATGATGTGCGAGAATCAAAGAGTCCACAACCTAATATAACTCCAGCCCCCGTGACTAATAACACGGTAAATATAAACAGTTCAAGTGCTGATTTACTAGGCTTATCAACACCACCTGGATCAAATACAACAACTGGAAATGGTTTGCTCGATGTCCTTGGTGACTTATATACTACACCTAAAATTAGCCCAACAACTGTGCAACAGaataatatcaaaaagtttttgtttaaaaataatggaGTACTTTTTGAAAATGACCTTATTCAAATAGGAGTAAAAAGTGAATTCAGACAAAACTTGGGGAGAATTGGTCTATTTTATGGGAATAAAACACAGTCTCCAATTCAAAATGTCCGACCTGAGATGCACTGGAATGATCTACATAAGCTTAATGTGCAAATGAAACCTATGGAACCTATTTTGGAAGCTGGTGCTCAAATTCAACAAATGTTGACAGCAGAATGTATTGAAGACTTTGCTGACACTCCTAGTATGTcagtttcatttatttacaacaatgtCCCTCAAAAAATCTTTATGAAACTTCCACTCACACTGAATAAATTTTTTGAACCAACCGAAATGAATGGAGAATCTTTCTTTGCTAGATGGAAAAATTTGGGAGGCGAACAGCAAAGagctcaaaaaatatttaaagcacAGGGATCTATAGATTTAACAGCAACGCGTACAAAATTATCTGGTTTTGGAATGCAGCTGTTGGATGGCATAGATCCTAACCctgataattttgtttgtgcAGGAATAGTACATACTAGAATGCAACAAGTAGGATGTCTCATGAGATTGGAACCAAACAAACAAGCTCAAATGTTTAGACTCACTGTAAGATCAAGCAAAGAAACAGTATCACAAGAAATTTGCAATCTCCTAGCAGACCAGTTCTAA
- the LOC123656625 gene encoding protein phosphatase PTC7 homolog, whose product MMQSVYWTSRVLSRAIRNGLSSFSSVTELNVSKKKHPYLVSVVCGFPKDIAKGRSHKGQFGDDAWFTSNFNNADVIGVADGVGGWRAYGIDPGEFSSYLMRTCERLVRMGHFKMSEPGDLLAKSYYELLEHKKPILGSSTACVMILDRNESIMRAANIGDSGFMVVRAGRVVHRSHEQQHYFNTPYQLSLPPPGHDRNVLSDRPESAETAEFKVECGDVILVATDGVFDNVPEPVLAAEMRRAQALGGDAKRLQAVANSIAWMARNLSFDGCYMSPFAKSARQNGIDAIGGKPDDITVLLAIVAV is encoded by the exons ATGATGCAGTCTGTATATTGGACAAGCAGAGTGCTATCACGTGCTATAAGGAATGGTCTTTCGAGTTTTTCGAGTGTTACTGAATTAAACGTTTCTAAAAAGAAACATCCATATTTAGTATCAGTAGTATGTGGATTTCCTAAAGACATAGCTAAAGGAAGGTCTCATAAGGGTCAATTCGGAGACGACGCATGGTTTACCAGTAACTTCAACAATGCAGATGTTATTG GAGTTGCTGATGGAGTGGGAGGCTGGCGTGCATATGGAATTGATCCCGGAGAGTTCTCATCATATCTTATGAGGACCTGTGAGAGACTGGTCAGAATGGGCCACTTCAAAATGTCAGAGCCAGGGGACCTCTTGGCCAAGTCGTACTATGAGCTTCTAGAACACAAGAAACCTATATtag GTAGCAGCACTGCCTGTGTGATGATCTTAGACCGCAATGAAAGTATAATGCGTGCGGCAAACATTGGTGATAGTGGCTTCATGGTGGTCCGTGCTGGTCGTGTAGTGCATCGGTCACATGAGCAGCAGCACTACTTTAATACACCTTACCAGTTAAGCTTACCACCTCCTGGACATGACAGGAATGTGCTAAGCGATAG GCCGGAGTCAGCGGAGACCGCCGAGTTCAAGGTGGAGTGCGGCGACGTGATCCTCGTGGCTACGGACGGCGTGTTCGACAACGTGCCCGAGCCGGTACTCGCGGCGGAAATGCGGCGCGCTCAAGCTCTGGGCGGCGATGCGAAACGGTTACAGGCCGTCGCTAACTCTATCGCCTGGATGGCTCGCAACCTCTCCTTCGACGGCTGCTACATGTCGCCCTTCGCGAAGAGCGCCCGGCAGAACGGTATCGACGCCATAG GTGGTAAACCTGACGACATAACAGTGCTACTCGCTATCGTAGCAGTATGA
- the LOC123656229 gene encoding derlin-2, which yields MAYQTLLQEYMLVPPVTRAYTTACVITTLAVQLDLVSPFQLYFNPIVILKRYQLWRLITTFLFFGNLGFNFFFNMIFTYRYCRMLEEGSFRGRTADFVVMFIFGGVLMILCAFFVNLLFLGQAFTIMIVYIWSRRNIYVRMNFFGLMNFQAPYLPWVLLGFSVLLGNAISVDLVGMAIGHIYFFIEDVLPRQRGGQKILKTPMFLKKLFDPAPEEPDYVPLPELANIRPGGFNWVNQNRNQNQNVPENDEGNR from the exons ATGGCATATCAGACACTGTTACAAGAATATATGCTCGTGCCTCCTGTAACGAGAGCTTACACAACTGCTTGCGTGATTACTACATTGGCTGTA CAACTCGATCTTGTATCACCATTCCAACTTTATTTTAATCCGATAGTTATCCTGAAGAGATACCAATTATGGAGACTAATAACAACATTCCTATTTTTTGGAAACTTAGGatttaactttttctttaaCATGATTTTTACATATAGATATTGTAGAATGTTAGAAGAAGGATCATTCAGAGGAAGAACTGCTGATTTTgttgttatgtttatttttggtGGAGTGTTAATGATT TTATGTGCTttctttgtaaatttattatttttagggcAAGCTTTTACTATTATGATAGTATATATATGGTCAAGAcgtaatatatatgtacgaATGAACTTCTTTGGTCTGATGAATTTCCAG GCACCATACTTGCCTTGGGTCCTTCTTGGTTTCTCGGTCTTACTTGGAAATGCAATATCTGTGGATTTGGTTGGAATGGCCATTGGTcacatatatttctttatagaaGATGTTCTTCCCCGTCAAAGAGGCggtcaaaaaatattaaaaacaccaatgttttt aaaGAAATTATTTGATCCAGCCCCTGAAGAGCCAGATTATGTACCTTTGCCAGAATTGGCTAATATCCGACCTGGCGGATTTAATTGGGTAAATCAAAACcgaaaccaaaatcaaaatgtaCCAGAAAATGATGAAGGAAACAGATAA